The following proteins are encoded in a genomic region of Dasypus novemcinctus isolate mDasNov1 chromosome 3, mDasNov1.1.hap2, whole genome shotgun sequence:
- the LOC131276033 gene encoding olfactory receptor 4K15-like, which produces MNETNLSQVKEFVLLGLSSSQELQPFFFVIFSLLYTGILLGNFLIILTVTSDSCLHTPMYFLLTNLSFTDICVASFATPKMIADFLVEVKTISFEACLAQIFFIHLFVGGEMVLLVSMAYDRYVAICKPLHYMTIMSHRMCIILVFMSWGVGLIHTTIQMSFTVNLPFCGPNQVDSFFCDLPLVTKLACRDTYFVSLLVLTNSGFLSLISFILLVISYTAILITVRKRSSASMTKARSTLTAHITVVTMFFGPGIFIYVSPFTSHSFDKILAVFYTIITPILNPAIYTLRNKEMKAAMSKLKSQYLKPGQVSAVIRNVIFLESK; this is translated from the coding sequence ATGAATGAGACAAATCTTTCTCAGGTTAAAGAATTTGTTTTGCTGGGACTCTCTAGTTCTCAAGAGCTCCAACCTTtcttttttgtcatattttcactACTTTACACAGGAATCCTGCTGGGCAACTTTCTCATCATCCTCACTGTGACCTCAGATTCCTGCCTTCATACACCCATGTACTTTCTGCTTACAAACCTTTCTTTTACAGATATTTGTGTGGCCTCCTTTGCTACCCCCAAAATGATTGCTGATTTTCTGGTAGAAGTCAAGACCATTTCTTTTGAAGCCTGCCTTGCTCAGATATTTTTTATTCACCTGTTTGTTGGTGGTGAAATGGTGCTCCTTGTGTCCATGGCCTATGACCGTTATGTTGCTATTTGTAAACCACTCCACTACATGACAATCATGAGCCACCGCATGTGCATTATTCTGGTCTTCATGTCCTGGGGTGTTGGCCTCATCCATACTACTATCCAGATGTCATTTACTGTTAATTTGCCTTTTTGTGGTCCTAATCAGGTTGATAGCTTTTTCTGTGATCTCCCTCTAGTGACAAAGCTCGCCTGCAGAGACACTTATTTTGTCAGCCTACTAGTACTTACAAACAGCGGCTTtctgtctttgatttccttcatccTCCTGGTCATCTCTTACACTGCGATACTTATTACAGTTAGGAAACGCTCCTCTGCCAGCATGACAAAGGCCCGTTCCACATTGACTGCCCACATCACTGTAGTTACAATGTTCTTTGGACCAGGCATCTTCATCTATGTGTCACCCTTCACCAGTCACTCATTTGACAAGATCCTTGCTGTGTTCTACACTATCATTACTCCCATTTTAAACCCAGCTATCTACACTCTAAGGAACAAAGAGATGAAGGCAGCTATGTCAAAACTGAAGAGTCAGTATCTGAAACCTGGCCAGGTTTCTGCAGTTATAAGAAATGTTATTTTCCTTGAATCAAAATAA